From the Saccharomycodes ludwigii strain NBRC 1722 chromosome I, whole genome shotgun sequence genome, one window contains:
- the MLC1 gene encoding Mlc1p (similar to Saccharomyces cerevisiae YGL106W | MLC1 | Myosin Light Chain) encodes MSSNKTYKDIFTLFDKKAQGTIPVTQLGDFLRAIGYNPTNSLVSDLIKKNFTNTNDISLNDIDNLITSNKAVLESTTNASVDDFIKAFQVFDKENTGKISIGDLKYMLTGLGERLNEDEVDELLKGVESTDDGMIEYRSFIDDILKR; translated from the coding sequence ATGTCTTCCAACAAAACCTacaaagatatttttaCACTTTTTGACAAAAAGGCTCAAGGCACTATCCCAGTCACCCAATTAGGTGATTTTTTAAGGGCTATTGGCTATAACCCAACAAATAGTTTGGTATCGGacttaattaaaaaaaacttcaCCAATACTAATGATATAAGTCTAAATGATATTGACAATTTAATTACTTCTAACAAGGCTGTATTGGAATCAACTACCAATGCTTCAGTCGATGATTTTATCAAAGCTTTCCAAGTTTTTGATAAGGAAAATACTGGCAAGATTAGTATCGGTGATTTGAAATATATGTTAACTGGTCTAGGTGAAAGATTAAATGAAGACGAGGTTGATGAGTTACTAAAGGGGGTAGAAAGTACCGATGATGGTATGATCGAATATAGATCCTTTATTGATGATATTCTAAAGCGTTGA